The DNA segment CCAGATCGAAATTCACCACGTCGGTCCGGAAGGGGATCTACTCACGCAAGATTTTACTACCTCCGACACACCACGAATAACGAAGAGCGACCGTGTCGGCAGAAACGATCCCTGTCCATGTGGCAGCGGCCTGAAATACAAAAAATGCTGCATCAACAAGGCCATGTGATCCGAGATCCAAGCGGTCTCTTCCCCAGCAAATCGCCAGACGATTATCTAATTGTCGCCTTTCGCGCAGCAAAAGTAGGCCGGACCAAAGAGCGACAGCGATGCCGTTCCGGCAAACGCTCCCAACGTGGAGAACTCAGCAAGCACGAGTCTCGGGGGACGTGTGATTTATAAATGACGAAAGTCTGGCTCCCCTCGCCCCCAAGCGAGCTCTTTGTTGCGGAAGAAATCTCTGCTAGCTCATTGCGTGATCCCTGCCTCTTTGTTTGATTTAGCGGAGCTTGCTTGGGGGAGAAGGGGAAATTTCCAGCCGGCGATTTTTCCAGCGAAGACGCGCTTAATGCCTCGAATTGCAAGCGGTTATGCCACGCCTTTCCCAACGCTGTCGGCCCCTCTCCCCCAGCCCCTCTCCCCAAAAAGGCCTTTGAATCGTACTTAATTGAATTAGCTGACGAACCGTTGATCCAGTATCAAACCTGTTTTAAGCGAGCTTGTTTTGAGGGCGAGGGGAGCCGGAGTTTCTTCACTTATTCTTTTCACGCTCCCTCGAAAAGCGACATTTCCTTCCAACGACCGATTGTTGTGCCTGCGGAAATCACTGCCCGCGTTTTCGGCTATGATGAATACCGACATGAGTGGTGGATGCATGGACCTTGCTTGGCTTTGAGTTCGCGAAATTTTATGAATTGGGGATTCCGGTTTGACGAAAATTCGATTCAGGACAATGGGCAAACTTGATCGACTTGCCAGGCGATGCGTCGTCATTTGCCTGTTCGGTTTCAGTGTTTGTCTGTTGATTGGCTCCTTCTCGATCCCCGCGCATGCCGACGAACCTTCCGCGATCACTGATGAGAGCGAGATTCTTTTCGTACGCCGAATCGCACCTCTGTTTCGTGAAAAATGTTTGGGATGCCATGGTCAAGATCCCGAATTGATTGAAGGCAACCTTGATTTTCGCTCGATCCATCCATTGACCGCTGGCGGCGAAAGTGGCGAAGCGGGGATTGTTGTCGGCAATCCTGAGGAGAGCTCGATCTACTTGGCTTCGCTCCGCGGCGAAGAAGATTTCTCTGCGATGCCGCCCAAGGAAAGTGAAGCTCTCAGCGATCAGCAGCTCTCCTGGTTGAAACGGTGGATCGAAACGGGTGCCAAGTGGCCTACGGAGGAAACCGTAAAAGCGATCGAACAACAGTATGCTGAGGCTTGGTCCGCTGAAGATGGCGTGATCGTTGCAACGTCTGGCGGACTGGACGCGAACTGGACCAATCGCCGCTATGACCCGGCCGGCCTCTGGGCGTACCAACCGCTAAAGCATGCGGAGATTCCTCCAGGGCAGAAATCACCCATCGATCATTTTATCCTTGATACGATGCCCGACGGCCTTGCGGTCGCCCCCCGGGCCGACCGGAGGACTCTGATTCGCCGGGCCGCATTCGATTTGACCGGTTTGCCTCCAACACCTGAGCAGGTCGCAAATTTCTTAGACGATCCAGCCGACGATCAAGTGGCGTTTGCTGCTTTGGTTGACCGCTTACTCGATTCGCCTCATTACGGCGAACGTATGGCGCAGCACTGGCTTGATGTGACTCGCTACGCTGACTCTTCGGGCTTTGCCAACGACTATGAACGAGGCAACGCGTGGCGGTACCGCGATTATGTGATTCGTTCCTTCAACGATGACAAACCGTACAACGATTTCATCCGTGAACAGATTGCCGGCGATGAAATCACCCCCGATGATCCAGAAGGGATTATTGCCGCCGGATTCCTTCGCATGGGACCTTGGGAATTGACCGGGATGGAAGTCGCAAAAGTTGCACGCATGCGATTCCTGGACGACGTAACGAATAGCGTCGGTGAAACCTTTCTCGGTCAATCGCTGCAGTGCTGCCGTTGTCACGATCACAAATTCGATCCGATCCCCACACGTGACTACTACAGCGTCCAAGCAATCTTTGCGACCACTCAGTTGGCAGACCGACAAGCCAAGTTTACCAGCGACGAAAACATCGCGGGATTCGAGGAAAGAACCTACCTGGAAGCTCGCAGCAAAGGATACGAAAACGTACGCGAGCAAATGGACAAGGCGCTGCTAGAGAATGCTGAACAATGGTACGCAGCAGAGAATCGTGACATGGAACAATGGAAGGAGGCTGTCGCGAAAGCGAAACAAGGCAAAACGGCTCGTGGCGTTTTTGTTGCCGCTCGCAAATCACTGATGGCATCGGGCATCAAACAACAAGATCTACCGCCGATCAAAGTTGGATTCACTCCCCAGCAATTTGGACTGGAACGAGTCGCTAGAAAAGGGCTGGAGCGTCTGAAGTGGGAGTTCGACCGTTATCAACCGTTCGCACATTCCGTCTACAACGGTCACACCCCGTCCCTGAAGTCGGTGCCCAACCCTCTGCGACTGCCCAAAGACCGAACAAAAGGAGAACTAGAAACGCCGGTCATTCACACCGGCGGGGATCCGTTTGCTGAAGGAGAACCGGTTCAGCCAGGAGTACTAAGTGTCATCACAAACCAAGTTTCGACCGAAGTGCCCAAAACCATCTCAGGTCGTCGAACGGCGCTCGCCAACTGGATTGCCGACTCCGCCAATCCGCTTACAACGCGGGTGATCGTCAATCGAATCTGGCAATGGCACTTTGGGCAGGCGATTGCCGGCAACCCCAACAACTTTGGTTCGACCGGCAAGCGTCCGACGCATCCACTTTTGCTTGATTTCTTAGCCCAGCAGTTGATTGCTGGCGACTGGTCGATCAAATCCCTGCATCGTCAGATCATGAACTCGGACGCATACTGTCGCAGTTCACATCATCCTGACCGAAAGCAACTATCAAATCTGGATCCACAAAACGAATCCTACGCGGCTTTTATGCCTCGACGTCTAAGCGCCGAAGAACTCCGCGATGCGATGCTAAGCGTCAGTGTGCAACTGAATGACGCGATTGGTGGCATCCCTTGTCGTCCGATCATTAACGCCGAAGTCGCGTTGCAGCCACGTCAAGTCATGGGCACGTTTGCGGCTGCCTGGACACCAAACCCCAAGCCCGCCCAGCGCAACCGTCGTTCGATCTACGTATTAAAACTCCGCGGATTGGTCGATCCCAGCCTGGAAGTCTTTAACGCTCCCTCGCCTGATTTCTCCTGCGAACGCCGAGACACCTCCACGGTCACTCCGCAGGTCTTCACAATGTTTAACAGTCACAGCACGCATACGAGAGCCTTGGCGTTGGCAAAGGATGTCATGACCGACAACGCAGATCCATCCGAAGTGATTCGCCGTGTCTACTCGCGACTATTCAGTCGCGACGCGACCGACAGGGAGATCACGCGTTGCCTTGCCCACTGGAATCAAATTGAAACGATGCTGCCATCCGAAGCCCCAAATCGCGAACCGCCTCCCCGGCAGATCGTGCGTGAAGCGGTCGAAGAGAACACGGGCGAACGATTCACTTTCATCGAACGTTTACATGCTGTCGATGATTTCGAACCGGATGTCCAGCCAAGCGACGTCTCCCGTCGTACACGTGCTTTAGCGGATCTCTGTTTAGTGCTGCTTAATAGCAATGAGTTTGTTTATGTCTACTAATCGCCGAAATTTCCTGTACTCGATGGGGACATCTCTGGGCAGCGTCGCCCTGTCCGCAATGCTGGCGGACGAAGCGGCCGCGACATCGCCGTCCAACGCAGCGAAACCGACTGGTCCGATGGCACCCAAACAAGGTCATTTTCCAGCCAAGGCAAAGAACTGCATCTTTCTGATGATGGAAGGGGGGCCATCGCATATCGATACGTTCGATCCCAAACCATCGCTTGGCAAAATGCACCTGAAGGAGTTCACCCGCAAAGGCGAACAAAAATCGGCGATGGAAAGCGGCAAACGCTACTACGTGGAAAGTCCCTTCGGATTTACCAAACATGGCGAAAGTGGTGCCGACATGGCGGACAACTGGACGCACCTGGCATCGGTCGCCGATGACCTGTGCTTCTATCGCGGATGTCAAGTCGATAGCGTCAATCACCCGACAGCGATGTATCAGATGAACTGCGGTAATCGTTTTGGCGGCGATCCGGGATTGGGCGCATGGATCACCTACGGACTGGGAAGCGAGAATCAAAACCTGCCAGGATTTTTGGTGCTGCCTGAAGTGTCGTACCCGCAGGGGGGGGCCGCGAACTGGAGCAATGGTTACTTGCCAGCCTTCTACCAAGGAACGCCGCTACGCCCCAAAGGCTCCCCTATTCTGGACCTGCGGCCGCCGGCTGGTGTGACTTCAGAGAGGCAACGGGCGAACCTGGACTTTTTGAGTCAAATCAACGCCACCCACGCTGCGGAACACCCGGGACATGACGATCTGAACGCCCGGATCGAAAGTTATGAACTCGCTTTTCGTATGCAGACGGAAGTTCCCAATGCAATCGACCTGTCCGGTGAAGATTCACGCACGCTGGACATGTACGGTATCGATGGGAAGGCGACCGATTCTTTCGGTCGCAAATGTTTACTGGCTCGAAAGATGGTCGAAAAAGGCGTTCGCTTTATCCAGCTGTACAACGGGTCCTGGGACAGCCATGACTATATCGAAAGGGCACATGGCAATCTGGTTCGAGGCGTCGACCAACCGATCGCGGCGTTGATCAAAGATCTGAAACAACGAGGGCTTCTTGAAAGCACGCTCGTCGTCTGGTGCGGCGAGTTCGGTCGGACGCCAGACAACGGGGTACGAGGCGGAGTCGCCTATGGACGCGACCATAACCCCAATGCGATGACGATCTGGATGGCAGGCGGAGGTTGCAAAGCAGGCCACACGATCGGGGCAACGGATGAATTAGGCATGTCGGCTGTCGAAAACGTCCATCACGTCCGCGATTTCCATTGCACGCTGCTGCGGTTGTTAGGACTGGACGACAACAAACTGACCTATTACCACGCCGGCCGCTTTAAACAGCTCAGCCAGTTCGGCGGCAAAGTCATCGGAGAACTGATCGCCGGGTAGCACAAGTGCCTGCACTACGGGGATGGATCACATTGCAGGCTGGATAAAAATACAGGCTGGCAGCCTGCACTACGGGAGGTTTTGGCGAAGCGATCGTGGCTTGCCGTGTGCACCGGTTGCTGCGAAATTGAGGGGATGCCCCAGCCTATCCAACTACAAATCGACCAGATTTTCCGCGATGCGTCGCGGCAGGTTTTTGCCTCGTTGGCTCGTGGGTTTTGCGATCTTGACTTGGCTGAAGACGCTATGCAGGAGGCGTTCGCTACAGCGACCATTCAATGGCCCCACTCAGGCGTCCCCGATAATCCAATCGCTTGGCTGATAACCACCGGTCGTTTCAAAGCGGTAGATGTGATCCGTCGCCGCGAAAAACTAAAAGAAATCAGTGCCGAAGTTGCCAACCGGTTAAAGCAGGTCGCTCAGGTTAATGCGTCTCGCTCCGGCGCCCAGATTGAAGATGACCGATTGCGGTTGATCTTTACTTGTTGCCACCCGGCGATCGACTTAAAAATCCAAGTCCCTCTCACGCTGCGTGAAGTCTGTGGTCTGACTACCGATGAGATCGCTCGAGCGTTCCTGACAACCCCAGCGACGATGGCTCAGCGTATCGTTCGAGGCAAAGCAAAAATCCGCGATGCCGCGATTCCATTTGCCATTCCTGAGCTGGCAGACCTCCCCGATAGACTTGATTCAGTGCTATCGGTGATCTATTTGATCTTCAACGAAGGCTATTCCGCATCAAGCGGTGATTCGCTCACGCGAGCCGACCTGTCCAGCGAAGCCATCAGGCTCTGCCGGCTGTTACTCGAATTACTAGAAGACGCCGAAGTGATGGGCCTGCTCGCGCTGATGCTGCTTCATGAATCGCGCCGAGAGACTCGTCAGACCAGCGACGGCGACATCGTCCTCCTTGAAGATCAAGACCGTAGCCGCTGGGACCAAGACTTGATTACCGAAGGGCAACGTTTGATTGAACGTTCGCTCGCGTCTCGGCGATTCGGGTTTTACACGATCCAAGCGGCGATCTCCGCCGTCCATGCCGGTGCCGCGTCCCCTAACGAAACGGATTGGAATCAGATCGTCGCGTTATACAACGTGCTGCTACGGATCGAGCCATCCCCAGTAATCGAACTCAACCGAGCCGTCGCCGTCGCGATGCATGATGGACCCGAATCGGGGCTAAAGCTCATTGAAGCAATTCTCGACCGCGGTGAACTGCTTAACTATTCGCTTGCCCACGCCGCTCGTGGCGAACTGCTTCGGCGGATCGGTCGAACAACGGACGCAAGCGAAGCTCTCGAAACAGCGTTGACGATGACCCAGCAGGCATCCGAGAAACGTTTTCTCACGAAAAAGCTAGCGAAATTGCGATCTCTATAAGCCCCAAGCTCTTCGTCGCACAAGAATATTAAAAAAATCTCAAATCGCTGTCGATTTGATTCGTCGCCATTCGACTAGATAGCAGAACCTCAAAAAACACTGCAATCTCCGGAGATCAACATGAAGTTCATTTGCTTAGGCTATTCAGACCATGCCAAATTCGCAGAGATGTCCGAGGCCGAGATAGGAGCATTGATGGACGAGTGTTTTGCCTACGACGACGTGCTGCGGAGGGGCGGTCATTTCATTGGCGGAGAAGCTTTGCAGGCCGCCGAACAAGCGGTCACTCTGCGATATCGAAACGGAACCGCCGAGGCGACAGACGGCCCCTACGCGGAAACCAAAGAGCAGCTTGGGGGCCTCTTGATTCTCGAAGCCGACAACATGACACACGCCGTCGAACTGATGTCCAAGCATCCAGGCGTCAAAGCAGGTCCGTTCGAAATTCGCCCTGCAGACGAAACCATCAACGCGATGATCGAAGCACGCAATCAACAATCCAACAGTCAAAACCAACAATAGGAAAAGACGACAATGAGAGTCATGGTTATCGTGAAAGCAACGAAAGCTTCTGAAGCGGGCGAACTGCCAAGTACCGAATTGCTGGAAGCAATGGGCAAATTTAACGAAGAATTGGTCAACGCAGGAATCATGAAATCGGGCGACGGTCTAAAGCCCAGCTCGACCGGGATGCGAGTCCGTTTCCGCGGTAACGAGCGAATCGTCACCGACGGCCCGTTCATCGAAACAGCTGAATTAATCGCTGGCTATTGGCAGTGGGAAGTCGACTCGATGGACGAAGCGCTCGAGTGGGTAAAGCGGTGCCCTAACCCGATGACGGAGGAATCCGACATCGAAATCCGACAGTTCTACGAAATGGCGGATTTTGCTGAAAACGATCCTGATGGCAACATCGCTGAACAGGAATCCCAATTGCAGACCGCAACCGCAATGCAGGAAAGCACGCTCACCCCGTACCTCTTCTTCGGTGGTCGATGTGATGAGGCCCTCGCGTTTTACAAACAATCTCTCGGCGCGAACGTCGTAATGCTGATGCGATTTAGCGAAAGCCCCGATCCCGTCCCCGAAGGAATGCTACAGGATGGATTCGAAAACAAAGTCATGCACGCGACCGTCCGAATTGGCCAACAGAACATAATGTGCTCAGATGGATGCGGTGACGCAACAAGTTTCAACGGCTTTCGTTTAACTCTATCGCAGCCGTCAACCGACGAGTGCAAGCGAGCCTTCGAAGCCCTAGCAGAGGGCGGAAACATCGATATGCCGCTGTCCAAAACGTTTTGGGCTACGCTTTATGGAATGGTAACGGATAAGTTTGGGGTCGGATGGATGGTGATGGTCCCGGAACCACAAAACTAGCTCGCTGCTTTTTGCTCGCGTCTTAATCCTAATCCTAATCCTGCCAGCACCTTACTCCGGTGCGTAATACTGTTTCTGCGAGTTCTGAATTGATGGGAGAGGGACAGGAAGGAGGTAGCGTCGCATTTGATGGAGTGGGCGAAGAGGGATTAAGATTATGATTAGGATTACGATTAAGACGGGGATTGGGATTGAGAATTTTCATCCGAGTCAATTTGAAGCGGGGATGCAGGGCAACTCTCTATTTACTGCGGGGCTTTGGGGTGATGCGGGAATTTGACCATGAGAGACTGAATGTTTACCAGCGTTCGATTTGCTTTGTTGCTTGGACATCCGAACTTCTTGATTCGATCCCAAAATCACAATCGGTTCACAACCAATTAGATCGTGCCTCGACCTCCGTCCCTCTGAACATTGCGGAAGGAAATGGAAAATACAAAGAGGCGGACCGTTGCAAATACTTCAATACCGCAAGAGGTTCTGCGCTGGAATGTGCGGCCTGCTTGGACGTTATGGTCGCGAAAGGTTTACTCGACCGTGAACTTGCAAAAACGGGGAAACAGACGCTGATCCAAATTGTCTCGATGCTGGTTGGCTTAATCCGGTCGAATTCGGCGGGGCGTACTCACTGAGTTCCCGACATCGATGCAAAGTTCTCTCAATAATTCTCAAATGAAAGAAAACGGACAATGAACAAAAAAGGGCTAGAAATGAATCCGGTTTGCTGGTTCGAGATTTACGTGCAAGACATGCCGCGTGCAACGGCTTTCTACGAAACCGTTTTGGGCGTCAGCCTAGAGCACCTTCCCGCGCCCAGCGGAGAGATCGAATTGATGGCATTCCCTATGGCGATGGACCGTCCTGGAGCGGCTGGTGCCTTAACGAAAATGGACGGAGTTAAATCGGGCGGAAACAGCACGCTCGTCTACTTTTCCTGCGAAGACTGTGCTATGGAAGCGTCCCTTGTCCAGGCCGCAGGCGGCAGCATCCAAAAACCCAAGACCGCGCTCGGTCAATACGGCTTCATGGTGTTGGCCATGGATACCGAAGGAAACCTGTTCGGACTTCACTCACAGAAATGATCTAAAAAATGCGAAATGTTATTACTCCTTGCTTGTGGTTTGTCGACAACGCTGCGGAAGCGGCAGAGTTCTACACCTCAGTCTTTCCCGATTCAAAAATCGTCCATCAAATGCTCAGCCAAGATGACTGGCCGGGCGGAAAAGCAGGGGACGTTCTGCTGGTTGAATTTGAATTGCAAGGCCAAGCATACCAAGCTCTCAACGGTGGTCCAAACGACCCATTCAACGAACGCGTGTCGCTCTCCGTCCTCTGCAAAGATCAAACGGAAGTCGACCGCTACTGGGAAGAACTCATCGCCGACGGTGGTGAGCCGATCATGTGCGGGTGGCTGAAGGACAAATACGGCGTGCGATGGCAAATTGTGCCCGAAGCGTTTTTCCGGATGGTCAAAGATACCGATCTCGAAAAGTCTCGGCGCGTGATGCAGGCGATGACTCAGTTGGTCAAGCTGGATGTCGCGAAACTCACCCAAGCCTATCAAGGAAAACAATGAACGGATCAAAGAAAGCTCGGATCACCGGTTGGGTTCTAAGCATTCTCATTTCACTATTCTTAATCGTTGCAAGCGCGTCGGGAAAGTTTACCGAATGGGAAGGAAAAGCTGAAATGTTCGAGAAAATGGGATGGAGCGAAGATGTAATGTTTAAAATCGGCATCGTCGAAGTTGCGATCGCGGTCCTCTTTTTGATACCCCGCACCGCGTTCGTCGCGGCAATCCTGCTGGCCGCATACCTAGGGGGTGCAACGGCAACCCACGTCCGTGCTGAAGAAGCGTTCTTCATCCCGATCGTTTTCGGAGTCATCGCGTGGATCGCGCTTGGATTACGTCAACCGGAAGTATTTCGACTTGCCTTTGGCAAACCCAACGCACTAACAGAGAGGAACCTTTAACATGAAATACATGTTGCTAATCTACGGATCGGAGGACTGCTGGACCGAGGACGAACGCAGGGAGTGCATGATCGAATCGATGGCGATCAGCAAGGAACTGGAGTCGCAAGGCAAACTAATCGCTTCCGCTCCACTGCACTCTGTCCAGACTGCAACCAGCGTCCGAGTCCGCAGCGACCGACAGGAAATCACCGACGGCCCTTTCGCAGAAACGACCGAGCAACTGGGCGGCTACTACATCATCGATGTCGATAATTTAGACGAAGCGATCGCCATATCAGCCAGACTTCCGCCGGCAAAAAAAGGAACCGTGGAAATCCGACCGATCTTTCCGCTACCCGAATAGGGTTGAACATTGGACCGACTTTGTGCGGCTAAAATAATCAAACGACCCTCGACGATTGCCGCACGCAAAGGGTAAACAAGTCAGGCCGACGGTAACCCGGCCTCACGTGTTCTCTTCCTGTCCGCGTGTTAAACGTTTGACCAATATGGCAACCACCACGCTTAAAACAATCGCGACCAGACCGCAAACGATCGCGGTTTGGTAATGTCCGAAAATAAGATTGCCGACTCCGGGCAAGACGGCGTAGACGATCCCTGTTGCACAAATCGCTGCAAAGATCGACAGCCCCAAGTCTCGGTCGACGATCACCGTGGGATTACGATCGGCGACCGGTTTCCAAAAGGGTCCGTCCGGCCTTACCTTCTGATAAAAACGATCAAGCGTTTCGGCATCAACGGGAGGCGTCAGCCAGGTCACGATCAACCACAACACAATCGTCATCACGGCGACTGCAAACATCTTCACCTCAGGCCCCAGGACGGGTCCATCACCGTCGGGCGTGACCATCCCCGTCACCACCGCAAGCGGCTCGACCGTGAAGAAAAAGACCAGCGAACCGAACATGGACACGATTTCCGTCCAAGCATTGATCCGCCACCAGAACCAACGCAACATGAACACCGCCCCCGTCCCTGCACCAAGTGCCAACAACAATCGCCAAGCCGCATCCACCGACTGACCAAACATCAACACCGAAGCGATTCCACCAGCAACCAATACGATCACCGACGCGTAACGTGAGGCACGGTTCAATTGCCGGTCGCTGGCATCAGGGGAAATGAAACGCTGGTAGACATCGCGCACCAAATAAGATGCCCCCCAGTTCATTTGAGTACTTAGCGTCGACATAAACGCCGCGAAGAAAGTGACCGTCAACAAACCTCGCAGCCCGGGTGGACTAAGGTCACGCATCACTCTCGGGAATCCGACGCCCGAATTAAACGCGGGGTCGGCAAGTTCCCCCTGACGTAGATCGGGATACATCGCCAGCGCGGCCAGCGCCACAATCAGCCATGGCCATGGGCGGACACAATAGTGAGCGATCTGAAACCAGAGAGTTGCCAGCAGTGAATGTCGTTCATCCTTGCAAGCGGCCATCCGCTGGACAACAAATCCACCTCCGCCCGGTTCTGCGCCGGGATACCAAGTCGCCCACCACTGCACCAACATCAGAAGCAAAAAAACATGCAACGGCAGCCATGCGTTGTCCCCTGAAAAATCAGGAATTAGATCAAACGCGGCGGATCCCCCTTCGCCAAAATTCTCGATCACTTTCGCTTCTAGTTGCGAAGCTCCACCAAAGTGCGAAATTGCCAGCCATGCAAGCGCAATGCAGCCGAACATGCCTAAACAAAACTGAAACGCATCGGCGACCGCAACGCCCCACATTCCCGACATCGTGCCGTACAACCCCACCATCGCCAGCGTCCCGAAAATGATCAGCCATGGACGGACGGAGAGCGCATGTGCGCCAAACACGGTCTGCTCCAGCGCCGAAGCCGGGACCTCATAAAAAATGGTCTCGTCCAACACCATGAACATCGCCGACGTCACCCAACCGATGATGATTGGATTGACGATCAAGGCAATGTAGATCGCACGTGAACCTCGCAGCAGGGCGGCCGGTTTTCCAGAGTAACGCAGCTCCACTAGTTCGACATCGGTCATCACGCCGCTTCGCCGCCACAGTTTGGCATAGACGAAAACCGTAATCATGCCCCCCAGTGCAAACGACCACCAAACCCAGTTCCCGGCAAGACCGTGCTGTATCGTCAAACCGGTCACCGCCAACGGCGTGTCGGCAGCAAATGTCGTAGCAACCATCGACGTCCCGGCAATCCACCACGGCAACGACCGCCCCGAAATGAAATACTCCGTGATGTCCTTACTGGCTCGGTTCCGGAACCAGAGTCCGATCCCAAGGGTGATTGCGAAATAGGCCGCGATCACCAAATAGTCAACAGCGGTCAGTATCATGGTCAGCGTGGTCGTGCAGTGGAATCGAAGTCGGACAGAAGCCGTCCATCGTAGCGAAACTGGTCCGTCGTTTTTCCATCGGAGTACTTTTTTCTAGAATATCGCTGCTGCTGTTCGATTCTTTGCGAAGGCATCCGCAACGACCGTATTAGCGGAGTACAATCTTGCCTAACAGCGATCAACAAATACCGTTCTCGATCACTACCGTTCCGTCAGAGCAACCATGAAAAAAGTCACCGCAAACTCCAACACCGACCAAAGTACTTCCCTGACACGGCGGCAGCTGCTTAAAAGCACCACTGCCGCTACGGTAGGAGTCATCGCCTGCCCTGCGTTTGTACGCAGCGCGTCCCTGGGCTCCCAGTTGCAAGTCGCATGTATTGGCGTTGGCGCAATGGGCGCCCGAACGATGAATAGTGTCGCGTCCCATCCCAAGGTTCAGATCACGGCGTTATGCGACGTCGATTCGAATAACCTGGGCGCCGCTGCGAAAAAATATCCAGAAGCCACGCAACATCGCGATTGGCGGGAAATGCTTGCCAAGCGTGCCGACAAATTTGATGCGGTCACCATCGGCACCCCCGACCACATGCATGCCGCACCAGCGGTCACCGCCATCCGAGAGAAAAAGCATGTGTACCTGCAAAAACCGATGGCAACGACACTGCACGAATGCCGCGTGATCACAACCGAAGCTGCCAAGGCTGGCGTCGTCACCCAGCTCGGTAATCAAGGCCGCTCCAGCATCCAAAGTCGCCAAACGGTCGAACTGATCCGCAACGGCGCAATCGGTAAGATCAAAGAAGTGATTCTGTGGGAAAATAAGAAACTCGGCTGGTGGCCCAAGAACACCGACATCCGTGGCGCTGGTGATCCCGTACCCAAAACATTGGACTGGGATCTTTGGTTGGGCGTGCAAACGCCACGGCCCTACTTCGCCAACACTTACCATCCACAAACTTGGCGAGCTTGGTACGGATTCGGCGTCGGTGAGATGGGCGACATGGGATGCCACCATTTCGACACCAGCTTTGACGCGTTGAAGCTAACCGCGCCGCTCCGCGTAAGACAAGTCACGCCCATCACCACCGGCCCGCTGTGGGGCAAGCGGCGAAAAGTCGAACTGGTCTTTCCGGGTAGCGACATGACCGCCGATGACACGGTTAAATTGACTTGGCATGACGGCGACCTGCGTCCCGACGCAAGCCGAATCCCATTGCCGGCGGGAGTCGACACGCTACCCGAATCAGGCACCTGCTGGATTGGTGAAACCGGCACCATTTTCAAGAACTATCGTGGTGGATCGCCTGTGGTCTTATCCGATTCCCAATCCCCTCAAAACGCAGACCTTAGCCCCATCGCGAAACAGGATCACTACCACGACTGGGTCGACGCAATCATTGAAGGGCGTGAAGCCTGCGGCGGTTTCAGCCATGGCGGCCCGCTGACCGAAGCGATTTTGGTCGGAGCAATGGCC comes from the Roseimaritima multifibrata genome and includes:
- a CDS encoding YciI family protein; the encoded protein is MRVMVIVKATKASEAGELPSTELLEAMGKFNEELVNAGIMKSGDGLKPSSTGMRVRFRGNERIVTDGPFIETAELIAGYWQWEVDSMDEALEWVKRCPNPMTEESDIEIRQFYEMADFAENDPDGNIAEQESQLQTATAMQESTLTPYLFFGGRCDEALAFYKQSLGANVVMLMRFSESPDPVPEGMLQDGFENKVMHATVRIGQQNIMCSDGCGDATSFNGFRLTLSQPSTDECKRAFEALAEGGNIDMPLSKTFWATLYGMVTDKFGVGWMVMVPEPQN
- a CDS encoding Gfo/Idh/MocA family protein, translated to MKKVTANSNTDQSTSLTRRQLLKSTTAATVGVIACPAFVRSASLGSQLQVACIGVGAMGARTMNSVASHPKVQITALCDVDSNNLGAAAKKYPEATQHRDWREMLAKRADKFDAVTIGTPDHMHAAPAVTAIREKKHVYLQKPMATTLHECRVITTEAAKAGVVTQLGNQGRSSIQSRQTVELIRNGAIGKIKEVILWENKKLGWWPKNTDIRGAGDPVPKTLDWDLWLGVQTPRPYFANTYHPQTWRAWYGFGVGEMGDMGCHHFDTSFDALKLTAPLRVRQVTPITTGPLWGKRRKVELVFPGSDMTADDTVKLTWHDGDLRPDASRIPLPAGVDTLPESGTCWIGETGTIFKNYRGGSPVVLSDSQSPQNADLSPIAKQDHYHDWVDAIIEGREACGGFSHGGPLTEAILVGAMADRVGTDWLDWDRENLTFTNSPEANALVSRTYRDGWHVPGLG
- a CDS encoding DoxX family protein — its product is MNGSKKARITGWVLSILISLFLIVASASGKFTEWEGKAEMFEKMGWSEDVMFKIGIVEVAIAVLFLIPRTAFVAAILLAAYLGGATATHVRAEEAFFIPIVFGVIAWIALGLRQPEVFRLAFGKPNALTERNL
- a CDS encoding VOC family protein; protein product: MRNVITPCLWFVDNAAEAAEFYTSVFPDSKIVHQMLSQDDWPGGKAGDVLLVEFELQGQAYQALNGGPNDPFNERVSLSVLCKDQTEVDRYWEELIADGGEPIMCGWLKDKYGVRWQIVPEAFFRMVKDTDLEKSRRVMQAMTQLVKLDVAKLTQAYQGKQ
- a CDS encoding VOC family protein; translation: MNKKGLEMNPVCWFEIYVQDMPRATAFYETVLGVSLEHLPAPSGEIELMAFPMAMDRPGAAGALTKMDGVKSGGNSTLVYFSCEDCAMEASLVQAAGGSIQKPKTALGQYGFMVLAMDTEGNLFGLHSQK
- a CDS encoding YciI family protein is translated as MKYMLLIYGSEDCWTEDERRECMIESMAISKELESQGKLIASAPLHSVQTATSVRVRSDRQEITDGPFAETTEQLGGYYIIDVDNLDEAIAISARLPPAKKGTVEIRPIFPLPE
- a CDS encoding four helix bundle protein — protein: MRIFIRVNLKRGCRATLYLLRGFGVMREFDHERLNVYQRSICFVAWTSELLDSIPKSQSVHNQLDRASTSVPLNIAEGNGKYKEADRCKYFNTARGSALECAACLDVMVAKGLLDRELAKTGKQTLIQIVSMLVGLIRSNSAGRTH
- a CDS encoding sodium:solute symporter family protein; the encoded protein is MILTAVDYLVIAAYFAITLGIGLWFRNRASKDITEYFISGRSLPWWIAGTSMVATTFAADTPLAVTGLTIQHGLAGNWVWWSFALGGMITVFVYAKLWRRSGVMTDVELVELRYSGKPAALLRGSRAIYIALIVNPIIIGWVTSAMFMVLDETIFYEVPASALEQTVFGAHALSVRPWLIIFGTLAMVGLYGTMSGMWGVAVADAFQFCLGMFGCIALAWLAISHFGGASQLEAKVIENFGEGGSAAFDLIPDFSGDNAWLPLHVFLLLMLVQWWATWYPGAEPGGGGFVVQRMAACKDERHSLLATLWFQIAHYCVRPWPWLIVALAALAMYPDLRQGELADPAFNSGVGFPRVMRDLSPPGLRGLLTVTFFAAFMSTLSTQMNWGASYLVRDVYQRFISPDASDRQLNRASRYASVIVLVAGGIASVLMFGQSVDAAWRLLLALGAGTGAVFMLRWFWWRINAWTEIVSMFGSLVFFFTVEPLAVVTGMVTPDGDGPVLGPEVKMFAVAVMTIVLWLIVTWLTPPVDAETLDRFYQKVRPDGPFWKPVADRNPTVIVDRDLGLSIFAAICATGIVYAVLPGVGNLIFGHYQTAIVCGLVAIVLSVVVAILVKRLTRGQEENT